A window from Cellulomonas sp. C5510 encodes these proteins:
- a CDS encoding ParA family protein, with protein MAREETTETALDPVGRPLPDFPVPAPLTAHGPARVIAMCNQKGGVGKTTTTINLAAALAEYGRRVLIVDFDPQGAASVGLGISPHELDRTVYDLLVDRHAAIADLVRPTEIPGLDLLPANIDLSAAEVQLVSEVARESILSRVLRPVLDDYDVVLIDCQPSLGLLTVNALTAAHGVLIPLECEFFALRGVALLVETIEKVRDRLNPRLEVDGILATMYDPRTLHAREVVARVHEAFGDTLLHTVIGRTVKFPDASVAAEPITTYAPTHAGAHAYRQLARELVARGDAA; from the coding sequence GTGGCACGCGAGGAGACGACCGAGACCGCTCTCGACCCGGTGGGCAGGCCCCTGCCGGACTTCCCCGTCCCCGCGCCGCTCACCGCGCACGGGCCCGCCCGCGTGATCGCGATGTGCAACCAGAAGGGCGGCGTCGGCAAGACGACGACCACGATCAACCTCGCCGCGGCGCTGGCCGAGTACGGGCGCCGGGTGCTCATCGTCGACTTCGACCCGCAGGGCGCCGCCTCCGTCGGCCTGGGGATCAGCCCGCACGAGCTCGACCGCACGGTCTACGACCTGCTCGTCGACCGGCACGCGGCGATCGCCGACCTCGTGCGGCCCACGGAGATCCCCGGTCTCGACCTGCTGCCGGCGAACATCGACCTGTCGGCCGCCGAGGTCCAGCTCGTGTCCGAGGTGGCGAGGGAGTCGATCCTGTCCCGCGTCCTGCGTCCCGTGCTGGACGACTACGACGTCGTGCTCATCGACTGCCAGCCGTCGCTCGGCCTGCTCACCGTGAACGCGCTCACGGCGGCGCACGGCGTCCTCATCCCCCTGGAGTGCGAGTTCTTCGCCCTGCGTGGCGTGGCGCTGCTCGTGGAGACCATCGAGAAGGTGCGCGACCGGCTGAACCCCCGCCTCGAGGTCGACGGCATCCTGGCCACCATGTACGACCCCCGGACGCTGCACGCCCGCGAGGTCGTGGCCCGCGTCCACGAGGCATTCGGGGACACGCTGCTCCACACCGTGATCGGCCGGACCGTGAAGTTCCCCGACGCGTCCGTGGCGGCGGAGCCCATCACCACCTACGCGCCGACGCACGCCGGGGCGCACGCGTACCGGCAGCTGGCCCGGGAGCTCGTCGCCCGTGGCGACGCCGCCTGA
- a CDS encoding ScpA family protein: MATPPETPAPPQPDGTTGAAPVGSSAFEVHLDNFSGPFDLLLGLISRHKLDITEVALAVVTDEFIAHIRAAERAATAGGRTWDLGQASEFLLVAATLLDLKAARLLPAGDVEDAEDLELLEARDLLFARLLQYRAYKVVAADIGRRLLEQGRRFPRTVELEPQLAAMLPELVWQIGPQELAVLAAKALSPPPPPPGVDISHLHAPAVSVREQAALVVDRLRHSGATTFRALTADADSTLVVVARFLALLELFREGAVGFDQMAPLGELTVRWTGADDGDVAVESDFDEGTDA; encoded by the coding sequence GTGGCGACGCCGCCTGAGACGCCCGCGCCGCCGCAGCCCGACGGGACGACCGGTGCGGCCCCCGTCGGCTCGAGCGCGTTCGAGGTGCACCTCGACAACTTCTCCGGCCCGTTCGACCTGCTCCTCGGGCTGATCTCCCGGCACAAGCTCGACATCACCGAGGTCGCCCTCGCCGTCGTGACCGACGAGTTCATCGCGCACATCCGCGCCGCCGAACGCGCGGCCACCGCGGGCGGGCGCACCTGGGACCTCGGCCAGGCGAGCGAGTTCCTGCTCGTGGCGGCGACGCTGCTGGACCTCAAGGCGGCGCGGCTGCTGCCGGCGGGCGACGTCGAGGACGCCGAGGACCTCGAGCTGCTCGAGGCCCGGGACCTGCTGTTCGCGCGGCTGCTGCAGTACCGGGCCTACAAGGTGGTCGCCGCGGACATCGGGCGGCGGCTGCTCGAGCAGGGTCGGCGGTTCCCGCGCACCGTCGAGCTCGAGCCGCAGCTCGCGGCGATGTTGCCGGAGCTGGTCTGGCAGATCGGGCCGCAGGAGCTCGCGGTGCTGGCCGCGAAGGCGCTCTCCCCGCCGCCGCCCCCGCCGGGTGTCGACATCAGCCACCTGCACGCGCCCGCGGTGAGCGTCCGGGAGCAGGCCGCCCTGGTGGTGGACCGCCTGCGCCACTCGGGCGCGACCACGTTCCGCGCGCTGACGGCCGACGCCGACTCGACGCTGGTCGTCGTCGCGCGGTTCCTCGCGCTGCTCGAGCTGTTCCGCGAGGGCGCGGTGGGCTTCGACCAGATGGCGCCGCTCGGCGAGCTGACGGTGCGGTGGACGGGGGCCGACGACGGCGACGTCGCGGTGGAGTCGGACTTCGACGAGGGGACGGACGCATGA
- the scpB gene encoding SMC-Scp complex subunit ScpB yields MTDEPTGGAPVPPLAEGEQAPAPEELAFDVADLPGGALAALEAVLMVADEPVPAVRLATVLGLPTGEVVDLLRTLAEEYRGEHGGRARGFELRQVGDGWRIYSAPAYHQVVGRFVLDGQTARLTQAALETLAVIAYRQPVTRGQVSGVRGVNVDGVVRTLTARGLVAEAGVDPASGAVLYRTTGYFLERMGLTNLDELPPLAPYLPEIDAFDGLDGADRTNGDR; encoded by the coding sequence ATGACGGACGAGCCGACCGGGGGCGCGCCCGTGCCGCCCCTCGCGGAGGGGGAGCAGGCGCCCGCGCCGGAGGAGCTCGCCTTCGACGTCGCCGACCTGCCCGGCGGGGCGCTGGCGGCGCTCGAGGCGGTGCTGATGGTCGCCGACGAGCCCGTCCCGGCGGTGCGTCTCGCGACGGTGCTCGGCCTGCCGACCGGGGAGGTCGTCGACCTGCTGCGCACGCTCGCGGAGGAGTACCGGGGCGAGCACGGCGGACGCGCCCGCGGCTTCGAGCTGCGGCAGGTGGGTGACGGCTGGCGGATCTACTCGGCGCCCGCGTACCACCAGGTGGTCGGCCGGTTCGTGCTCGACGGCCAGACCGCCCGCCTGACGCAGGCAGCGCTCGAGACGCTCGCCGTGATCGCGTACCGCCAGCCCGTGACGAGGGGGCAGGTGTCAGGGGTCCGGGGCGTCAACGTGGACGGTGTCGTGCGCACGCTGACCGCCCGTGGTCTGGTGGCCGAGGCGGGCGTCGACCCGGCCTCCGGTGCGGTCCTGTACCGGACCACGGGATACTTCTTGGAGCGGATGGGCCTCACGAACCTCGACGAGCTGCCCCCGCTCGCCCCGTACCTGCCCGAGATCGATGCGTTCGACGGGCTGGACGGGGCCGACAGGACGAACGGAGACAGGTGA
- a CDS encoding pseudouridine synthase, protein MHDPEGVRLQKVLAQAGLGSRRACEELITSGRVSVDDQVVVELGVRVDPRSAVIHVDGLRLQLDRSVVTLALNKPLGVVSTMHDPEGRPSLAQYVQNREERLFHVGRLDADSEGLMLLTNDGELANRLSHPSHGVAKTYLATVEGRVAGNLGSVLRKGVELEDGVVTVDSFRVVDATPQASMVELVLHEGRNRVVRRLLEEVGHPVTRLLRTQIGPIKLGDLRPGRTRVLGKAEVGSLMTSVGM, encoded by the coding sequence GTGCACGACCCCGAGGGCGTGCGGCTGCAGAAGGTGCTCGCGCAGGCGGGTCTCGGCTCGCGCCGGGCCTGCGAGGAGCTGATCACGTCGGGCCGTGTCTCGGTGGACGACCAGGTGGTCGTGGAGCTCGGCGTGCGCGTCGACCCCCGGTCGGCGGTCATCCACGTGGACGGCCTCCGGCTGCAGCTCGACCGGTCCGTGGTGACGCTCGCGCTGAACAAGCCGCTGGGCGTGGTGTCGACCATGCACGACCCCGAGGGGCGCCCGTCGCTGGCGCAGTACGTCCAGAACCGCGAGGAGCGCCTGTTCCACGTCGGGCGGCTCGACGCCGACTCCGAGGGGCTGATGCTGCTCACCAACGACGGCGAGCTGGCGAACCGGCTGTCGCACCCGTCGCACGGCGTCGCGAAGACGTACCTGGCGACCGTGGAGGGCCGGGTCGCGGGCAACCTCGGGTCGGTGCTGCGCAAGGGCGTGGAGCTGGAGGACGGCGTGGTGACCGTGGACTCCTTCCGGGTCGTGGACGCCACGCCGCAGGCGAGCATGGTCGAGCTGGTGCTCCACGAGGGCCGCAACCGTGTGGTGCGCCGACTCCTCGAGGAGGTCGGGCACCCGGTGACGCGGCTGCTGCGCACCCAGATCGGCCCGATCAAGCTGGGCGACCTGCGTCCGGGGCGCACGCGCGTGCTCGGCAAGGCGGAGGTCGGCTCCCTGATGACGTCGGTGGGCATGTGA
- a CDS encoding prephenate dehydrogenase, translating into MSGNGAVATRGPVRVVGTGLLGASVGLALTARGVDVTLHDPSRTALALARDVGAGRPAAAGDADPALVVVAAPPDVTADVVLAELAAHPGAVVTDVASVKGYVLRELRAAGADLTRYVGSHPMAGRERSGPASAVPDLFVGRPWVVVDSGETRPDALLAVRALAADLGAVPVSMDAEAHDAAVAVVSHVPQVAASLVAARLRGAEPEALGLAGQGLRDVTRIASSDPALWTSILAANAGAVRDVLAGLRQDLDEVLAAIDSAARSTGPEDVELGALARLARLLADGNAGVALVPGKHGGAPRTYAVVTALVPDQPGELARLLTDVGAAGVNLEDLQLEHAAGRPVGMASVSVDPARSAHLEAELTARGWRLVR; encoded by the coding sequence GTGAGCGGGAACGGCGCCGTCGCGACCCGCGGGCCCGTCCGGGTCGTCGGCACCGGCCTGCTCGGGGCGTCCGTCGGCCTGGCGCTGACCGCCCGGGGGGTCGACGTCACGCTGCACGACCCGTCCCGGACCGCCCTGGCGCTCGCGCGCGACGTGGGCGCGGGCCGACCGGCCGCGGCCGGTGACGCCGATCCCGCGCTCGTGGTGGTCGCCGCGCCCCCGGACGTCACGGCGGACGTCGTGCTGGCGGAGCTCGCGGCGCACCCCGGGGCGGTCGTCACCGACGTGGCGAGCGTCAAGGGCTACGTGCTGCGTGAGCTGCGCGCCGCCGGGGCCGACCTCACGCGGTACGTCGGCTCGCACCCGATGGCCGGACGGGAGCGTTCCGGCCCCGCCTCCGCCGTGCCGGACCTGTTCGTCGGGCGGCCGTGGGTGGTCGTCGACTCCGGGGAGACGCGCCCCGACGCGCTGCTCGCGGTCCGCGCGCTCGCCGCCGACCTCGGGGCCGTCCCGGTCTCGATGGACGCCGAGGCGCACGACGCCGCGGTCGCGGTGGTGTCGCACGTGCCCCAGGTCGCCGCGAGCCTCGTGGCCGCACGGCTGCGTGGCGCGGAACCGGAGGCGCTCGGACTCGCCGGGCAGGGTCTGCGTGACGTGACGCGCATCGCGTCCTCGGACCCGGCGCTGTGGACGTCGATCCTCGCGGCCAACGCGGGGGCCGTGCGGGACGTGCTCGCGGGCCTGCGCCAGGACCTGGACGAGGTGCTGGCCGCGATCGACAGCGCCGCCCGCTCCACGGGGCCGGAGGACGTCGAGCTGGGTGCGCTCGCGCGGCTGGCCCGCCTGCTCGCCGACGGCAACGCCGGGGTCGCGCTGGTGCCCGGCAAGCACGGCGGCGCCCCGCGCACGTACGCGGTCGTCACGGCGCTGGTCCCCGACCAGCCCGGCGAGCTGGCCCGGCTGCTGACGGACGTCGGTGCCGCGGGCGTGAACCTGGAGGACCTGCAGCTCGAGCACGCGGCGGGACGGCCCGTCGGCATGGCGTCGGTGTCCGTGGACCCGGCGCGCTCGGCGCACCTGGAGGCGGAGCTGACGGCCCGCGGATGGAGGCTGGTGAGGTGA
- the cmk gene encoding (d)CMP kinase produces the protein MEAGEVTTRDDATTGTGRRGVVVAIDGPSGSGKSTVSRRVAERLGLAYLDTGAMYRAATWWALHRGVPLADGEAVAALVREMPLVMGVDPREPSVHVDGHDVGEAIRETAISSAVSAVATNLEVRAELGRRQREEIAAQAVPSSFSGGRGVVAEGRDITTVIAPDADVRLLLTASEEARLARRAREVHGSDDAAAVEATRDQVVRRDADDSTVSQFLVASDGVVTVDSSELDLDQTVQAVLDVVARVADVHA, from the coding sequence ATGGAGGCTGGTGAGGTGACGACGCGTGACGACGCGACGACGGGGACGGGACGCCGCGGTGTGGTGGTGGCGATCGACGGCCCGTCCGGGTCCGGCAAGTCCACCGTGTCGCGCCGGGTGGCCGAGCGGCTCGGCCTGGCGTACCTGGACACGGGTGCGATGTACCGCGCGGCGACGTGGTGGGCGCTGCACCGCGGTGTCCCGCTGGCCGACGGCGAGGCGGTCGCCGCGCTCGTGCGCGAGATGCCGCTGGTCATGGGGGTCGATCCGCGCGAGCCGAGCGTGCACGTGGACGGCCACGACGTGGGAGAGGCGATCCGCGAGACCGCGATCTCGTCCGCCGTGAGCGCCGTCGCGACCAACCTCGAGGTCCGCGCGGAGCTCGGGCGCAGGCAGCGCGAGGAGATCGCGGCGCAGGCCGTGCCGTCCTCGTTCTCCGGCGGGCGCGGCGTCGTCGCCGAGGGCCGCGACATCACGACGGTCATCGCACCCGACGCCGACGTGCGGCTGCTGCTCACCGCCAGCGAGGAGGCCCGCCTGGCGCGGCGCGCCCGCGAGGTGCACGGCTCGGACGACGCGGCGGCCGTCGAGGCCACCCGGGACCAGGTGGTGCGGCGCGACGCGGACGACTCGACGGTCTCCCAGTTCCTCGTGGCCTCCGACGGCGTCGTGACCGTCGACTCGTCCGAGCTCGACCTGGACCAGACCGTGCAGGCGGTCCTCGACGTGGTGGCCCGCGTCGCGGACGTCCACGCGTGA
- a CDS encoding 1-acyl-sn-glycerol-3-phosphate acyltransferase, with product MTAAGRAEGAGARPAAPERRYAERPVPRGARAIGWFLAHALWDARVAGAEHVPTSGPVLLAANHTSVVDGPLLAGVTPRPVHILVKEEMFAGPFAGILRWSGQIPVDRSGGRAALVTALGVLQRGDAVGVFPEGNRGRGDAASARAGVAWLAVNGHAPVVPVAILGTRRTGESVGHVPGPRRRLHVQIGEPLDVQPAAGQSRRDAIAAGTEAVRIALQSLVAAAAERTGTSLPSA from the coding sequence GTGACCGCGGCGGGTCGGGCCGAGGGCGCCGGCGCCCGGCCGGCGGCGCCGGAGCGCCGGTACGCGGAGCGACCGGTCCCACGCGGGGCCCGGGCCATCGGGTGGTTCCTGGCGCACGCGCTGTGGGACGCGCGGGTGGCCGGGGCGGAGCACGTGCCGACCTCGGGCCCGGTGCTGCTCGCCGCGAACCACACGAGCGTCGTCGACGGGCCGCTGCTGGCCGGCGTCACCCCGCGACCGGTGCACATCCTGGTCAAGGAGGAGATGTTCGCGGGACCGTTCGCGGGCATCCTGCGCTGGTCCGGCCAGATCCCGGTCGACCGCTCCGGTGGCCGCGCGGCGCTGGTGACCGCGCTCGGTGTGCTGCAGCGCGGGGACGCCGTGGGGGTGTTCCCCGAGGGCAACCGCGGGCGCGGTGACGCGGCGTCCGCGCGGGCGGGCGTCGCCTGGCTCGCCGTGAACGGCCACGCGCCGGTCGTCCCGGTCGCGATCCTCGGCACCCGGCGCACGGGGGAGTCCGTCGGCCACGTCCCCGGCCCGCGGCGTCGCCTGCACGTGCAGATCGGGGAGCCGCTGGACGTCCAGCCGGCTGCGGGGCAGTCGCGGCGCGACGCGATCGCGGCCGGCACCGAGGCGGTGCGGATCGCCCTGCAGAGCCTCGTCGCGGCCGCCGCGGAGCGCACGGGGACGTCGCTGCCGAGCGCCTGA
- the der gene encoding ribosome biogenesis GTPase Der, with protein MRDSEPAQPTTSGPVDGNADVDLDLDEGGSADVPVGAADGEPADDEARERALRAGLEEYELEDEDVALLSGATGDGDEDGIEVALPVLAVVGRPNVGKSTLVNRILGRREAVVEDRPGVTRDRVSYPAEWAGRRFTLVDTGGWEVDVAGIEARVAEQAEVAISLADAVLFVVDATVGPTATDERVVRLLRKSGKPVVLCANKVDGPRVEADASELWSLGLGEPHPVSALHGRGTGDLLDAAMDALPRVSQHGTVRPGGPRRVALVGRPNVGKSSLLNKVLGTNRVVVDDTAGTTRDPVDELVELKGVPWWFVDTAGIRRRVHQTSGADFYASLRTQAAIEKAEVAVVLLDASQPLTEQDTRVIQQVIDAGRALVIAYNKWDLMDEDRRPYLEREIERDLVQIQWAPRVNISARTGWHTDRLVPALTRSLESWDTRVPTGRLNAFLGELVAAHPHPLRGGKQPRILFATQASTRPPRFVIFATGFLEAGYRRFIERRLRETFGFEGTPISISVRVREKRKR; from the coding sequence ATGCGTGACAGCGAGCCGGCCCAGCCGACCACCAGCGGACCCGTCGACGGGAACGCCGACGTCGACCTCGACCTCGACGAGGGCGGGTCGGCCGACGTGCCGGTCGGCGCCGCGGACGGTGAGCCGGCGGACGACGAGGCCCGCGAGCGGGCGCTGCGCGCCGGCCTGGAGGAGTACGAGCTCGAGGACGAGGACGTCGCGCTGCTGTCGGGTGCGACGGGCGACGGCGACGAGGACGGGATCGAGGTCGCCCTCCCCGTCCTGGCCGTCGTCGGCCGGCCGAACGTCGGCAAGTCGACGCTGGTCAACCGCATCCTCGGTCGCCGCGAGGCCGTGGTCGAGGACCGCCCGGGCGTAACCCGCGACCGCGTGTCGTACCCCGCGGAGTGGGCCGGGCGGCGCTTCACCCTGGTGGACACCGGCGGCTGGGAGGTCGACGTCGCGGGCATCGAGGCGCGCGTGGCGGAGCAGGCGGAGGTGGCGATCTCCCTGGCCGACGCCGTGCTGTTCGTCGTCGACGCGACCGTGGGGCCGACGGCCACCGACGAGCGCGTCGTGCGCCTGCTGCGCAAGTCCGGCAAGCCGGTGGTGCTCTGCGCCAACAAGGTCGACGGTCCCCGGGTCGAGGCCGACGCCTCCGAGCTGTGGAGCCTCGGGCTGGGCGAGCCGCACCCCGTCTCCGCGCTGCACGGCCGCGGGACGGGCGACCTGCTGGACGCCGCGATGGACGCCCTGCCGCGCGTGTCGCAGCACGGCACCGTGCGTCCGGGCGGCCCCCGCCGCGTCGCGCTGGTCGGGCGGCCCAACGTCGGCAAGTCGTCGCTGCTGAACAAGGTGCTCGGCACGAACCGGGTGGTCGTCGACGACACCGCGGGCACCACGCGCGACCCGGTGGACGAGCTGGTCGAGCTCAAGGGCGTCCCGTGGTGGTTCGTGGACACCGCGGGCATCCGGCGGCGCGTCCACCAGACGTCCGGGGCCGACTTCTACGCGTCGCTGCGCACCCAGGCCGCGATCGAGAAGGCCGAGGTGGCGGTGGTGCTGCTCGACGCGTCGCAGCCGCTGACCGAGCAGGACACGCGCGTGATCCAGCAGGTCATCGACGCCGGGCGCGCCCTGGTCATCGCGTACAACAAGTGGGACCTCATGGACGAGGACCGCCGGCCGTACCTGGAGCGCGAGATCGAGCGGGACCTCGTGCAGATCCAGTGGGCGCCGCGCGTGAACATCTCGGCGCGGACGGGCTGGCACACGGACCGGCTCGTCCCGGCGCTGACGCGGTCGCTGGAGTCGTGGGACACCCGCGTGCCGACGGGCCGGCTGAACGCGTTCCTCGGGGAGCTGGTCGCGGCGCACCCGCACCCGCTGCGCGGGGGGAAGCAGCCGCGGATCCTGTTCGCGACGCAGGCGTCCACCCGTCCGCCGCGGTTCGTCATCTTCGCCACGGGGTTCCTGGAGGCCGGGTACCGGCGGTTCATCGAGCGCCGGCTGCGCGAGACCTTCGGTTTCGAGGGGACGCCGATCTCGATCTCCGTCCGGGTGCGGGAGAAGCGCAAGCGGTGA
- a CDS encoding GntR family transcriptional regulator, with protein MDLARPSAPAAPAAELAYRHVKDALLTGRLPAGEMVSEGEVADELGLSRTPVREAFLRLAADGWLRLFPKRGALVVPLAPGEAEAAVEARLLLESHAVDAIAADASARTALVARLRDLLARQQEAVDAGDLDGYADHDAAFHLAVVAAGGNALLTGFAVTLRERQQRMIALSVGRSGERAPGFVEEHEGLVTAIEAGDAAGFRERLRAHLHAAHLGGAR; from the coding sequence ATGGATCTCGCACGTCCCTCGGCGCCGGCAGCCCCCGCGGCCGAGCTCGCCTACCGTCACGTCAAGGACGCCCTCCTGACGGGCCGGCTCCCCGCCGGGGAGATGGTCAGCGAGGGCGAGGTCGCGGACGAGCTCGGACTGAGCCGCACGCCCGTGCGGGAGGCGTTCCTGCGCCTGGCGGCGGACGGCTGGCTGCGCCTGTTCCCCAAGCGCGGCGCGCTGGTCGTCCCGCTGGCGCCCGGCGAGGCCGAGGCGGCCGTCGAGGCCAGGCTGCTGCTCGAGTCGCACGCCGTCGACGCGATCGCGGCCGACGCCTCCGCGCGGACCGCGCTCGTCGCCCGCCTGCGGGACCTGCTCGCACGGCAGCAGGAGGCCGTGGACGCCGGCGACCTGGACGGCTACGCGGACCACGACGCCGCGTTCCACCTCGCGGTCGTCGCCGCCGGTGGCAACGCGCTGCTCACCGGGTTCGCCGTGACGCTGCGCGAGCGGCAGCAGCGCATGATCGCGCTCTCCGTCGGGCGGTCGGGGGAGCGGGCGCCCGGGTTCGTCGAGGAGCACGAGGGCCTGGTCACCGCGATCGAGGCGGGGGACGCCGCCGGCTTCCGCGAGCGGCTGCGCGCCCACCTGCACGCGGCGCACCTCGGCGGCGCGCGGTGA
- a CDS encoding MFS transporter, which produces MTAADVRTADVRAADAPAASGAGGGTGGADPRAWRRVAALMVAIAWGGNEFTPLLVMYREVSHLSALTVNVLLGAYVLGIVPALLVGGPLSDRFGRRPLLLPAAPLGVVGSLVLALGPASVPALAAGRVLSGLALGLVMAVGTTWVAELSAAAGEPRTGARRASLALTAGFLLGAGLAGVLAQWGPWRTGTPYLVHAALTVAAGVAVLAVPETHAGPAQRGRLSDDLRVPAVGHRRFLRVVLPLAPWVFGAVGSAYAVLPGLMRAHAGGMPIAFSALLTVVTLTVGFAVQSVARLIDTRRSARASVVALGILVVGMALASWASAALTLPVVLAAAAVLGAGYGLALVAGLSEVQRIATPADLAGLTAVYYSAAYLGFFIPAVLAWLSTRWAYPAMFLGGAVIATGCLVVVACAWRAHLPAGDSGTVRIR; this is translated from the coding sequence GTGACCGCCGCAGACGTGCGGACGGCGGACGTGCGGGCGGCCGACGCCCCCGCGGCGTCCGGAGCCGGCGGGGGAACGGGCGGTGCCGACCCGCGCGCCTGGCGGCGCGTCGCGGCGCTCATGGTCGCCATCGCGTGGGGCGGCAACGAGTTCACGCCGCTGCTCGTCATGTACCGCGAGGTCAGCCACCTGTCCGCGCTCACGGTGAACGTGCTGCTGGGCGCCTACGTGCTCGGCATCGTGCCCGCGCTGCTCGTCGGTGGCCCCCTGTCCGACCGCTTCGGGCGCCGGCCCCTGCTGCTGCCGGCCGCGCCGCTCGGCGTGGTCGGGTCGCTCGTCCTGGCGCTGGGCCCCGCGTCCGTCCCGGCGCTCGCCGCGGGCCGGGTGCTGTCAGGCCTGGCGCTCGGTCTCGTCATGGCGGTCGGGACGACGTGGGTCGCGGAGCTCAGCGCCGCGGCGGGGGAGCCGCGCACCGGTGCCCGGCGGGCGTCGCTCGCGCTGACCGCAGGGTTCCTGCTCGGCGCCGGGCTCGCGGGCGTCCTCGCGCAGTGGGGACCGTGGCGCACGGGGACCCCGTACCTCGTGCACGCGGCCCTGACCGTCGCCGCCGGGGTCGCCGTCCTGGCGGTCCCGGAGACCCACGCCGGGCCGGCGCAGCGCGGCCGGCTGAGCGACGACCTGCGGGTGCCGGCCGTCGGCCACCGGCGGTTCCTGCGCGTCGTGCTGCCGCTCGCCCCGTGGGTGTTCGGCGCCGTCGGCAGCGCCTACGCCGTCCTGCCCGGGCTGATGCGCGCGCACGCCGGCGGCATGCCGATCGCGTTCTCCGCGCTGCTCACGGTCGTGACGCTCACCGTCGGTTTCGCGGTGCAGTCGGTCGCCCGGCTCATCGACACCCGTCGCAGCGCCCGCGCATCCGTCGTGGCGCTGGGGATCCTCGTCGTCGGGATGGCGCTGGCGTCCTGGGCCTCGGCCGCCCTCACGCTGCCCGTGGTGCTGGCGGCGGCGGCCGTGCTCGGCGCGGGGTACGGCCTGGCGCTCGTCGCGGGGCTGTCCGAGGTGCAGCGCATCGCGACTCCCGCGGACCTCGCGGGCCTCACCGCGGTGTACTACTCCGCGGCGTACCTCGGGTTCTTCATCCCGGCCGTGCTCGCGTGGCTGTCGACGCGCTGGGCGTACCCCGCGATGTTCCTCGGCGGTGCCGTCATCGCGACGGGCTGCCTGGTCGTGGTCGCGTGTGCCTGGCGCGCGCACCTGCCGGCGGGGGACAGCGGCACGGTCCGCATACGGTAG
- a CDS encoding VanZ family protein produces the protein MFRQVPVLPVVVPLAALVVAVLLVLLTRRGRLSAPRAAVALALGVYAAGIVANTVFPIFLDKPARDGGWMHHLALVPLAGYQVDDAMINVAVFVPLGMLVPLLTARPSWRRTVLVTASVSLGIEATQYVTAHALGGGHLADVNDLLFNVVGGAVGYGVLAALVRVPRVAALVDRFRWAGAPRSAATPAPV, from the coding sequence GTGTTCCGTCAGGTCCCCGTCCTGCCCGTCGTCGTCCCCCTGGCCGCGCTGGTCGTCGCCGTTCTGCTCGTGCTGCTGACCCGGCGCGGGCGGCTCTCGGCGCCGCGCGCCGCGGTCGCCCTGGCGCTGGGGGTGTACGCGGCGGGGATCGTGGCGAACACCGTCTTCCCGATCTTCCTGGACAAGCCGGCGCGCGACGGCGGCTGGATGCACCACCTGGCTCTCGTGCCGCTGGCCGGGTACCAGGTCGACGACGCGATGATCAACGTCGCGGTGTTCGTGCCGCTCGGGATGCTGGTGCCGCTGCTGACCGCCCGGCCCTCGTGGCGGCGGACGGTGCTGGTCACGGCGTCCGTCAGCCTGGGCATCGAGGCCACCCAGTACGTCACCGCCCACGCGCTGGGCGGCGGGCACCTCGCCGACGTGAACGACCTGCTGTTCAACGTCGTCGGCGGCGCCGTCGGGTACGGCGTGCTCGCGGCGCTCGTCCGGGTCCCCCGGGTCGCCGCGCTGGTCGACCGGTTCCGCTGGGCGGGTGCGCCCCGATCCGCCGCCACCCCGGCACCGGTCTAG
- the trxA gene encoding thioredoxin: MATREITLDTFEETIRGGGIVLLDFWAAWCGPCRMFGPVFEQSSEDHPDLVFGKVDTEAQQELAAGFRITSIPTLMVFRDGVLVYSQPGALPAAQLESLIAAVEDLDMDTVRAEIAQREQAGARA, from the coding sequence ATGGCCACACGAGAGATCACCCTCGACACGTTCGAGGAGACCATCCGCGGCGGCGGCATCGTGCTGCTCGACTTCTGGGCAGCCTGGTGCGGACCGTGCCGCATGTTCGGCCCGGTGTTCGAGCAGTCGTCCGAGGATCACCCGGACCTGGTGTTCGGGAAGGTCGACACGGAGGCGCAGCAGGAGCTCGCGGCCGGGTTCCGGATCACCTCCATCCCGACGCTGATGGTCTTCCGCGACGGCGTGCTGGTGTACTCCCAGCCCGGCGCGCTGCCGGCGGCGCAGCTCGAGAGCCTCATCGCCGCGGTCGAGGACCTGGACATGGACACGGTCCGTGCCGAGATCGCGCAGCGCGAGCAGGCCGGGGCACGCGCATGA